Part of the Chloroflexia bacterium SDU3-3 genome, GGGAAACCGGCGATAACGCCTGTCTCCATCGCCTCTCTGATACCGGCCTCGGCTGGCCCAATGTACTCGCGCGGGATCGAGCCGCCGACGATGCTATTGATGAACTCGAAGCCCTTGCCCGGCTCGTTCGGCTCGAAGCGAACCTTCACGTGGCCGTACTGGCCCTTACCGCCGGACTGGCGGACAAACTTGCTGTCGATATCGGCAGCCTGGGTGATCGACTCGCGGTAGGCCACCTGGGGCTTACCAACATTCGCCTCGACCTTGTACTCGCGGCGCATGCGGTCGACGATAACTTCGAGGTGAAGCTCGCCCATACCAGCGATGATCGTCTGGCCCGTCTCCTGATCCGAGGAGACCTGGAAGGTCGGATCCTCTTCCGAGAGGCGAGCGAGCGCCATACCCATCTTGTCCTGGTCCGACTTGGTCTTCGGCTCGACGGCCAGCCGGATGACCGGCTCGGGGAAGCGGATGCTTTCGAGCACGATCGGGTTCTCAGGATCGCAGATAGTGTCGCCGGTGAAGCTGTACTTGGGGCCGATGATCGCGGCGATATCGCCCGCGTAGACCTCTTTAATGTCCTCGCGGTGGTTCGAGTGCATCTGCACCAGGCGACCAATGCGCTCGCGCTGATTGCGGCTGGTGTTCAGCACATAGCTACCGGCCTCCAGCTTGCCCGAGTAGGCGCGGAAGTAGGCCAGCTTGCCGACGTAGGGGTCGGCCACGATCTTGAACACCAGGCCGGCGAAGGGCACATTCTCATCCGCAGCGCGGATGATCGGCTCGACGCCCTCTTCGCCAAGCACCTCGCCAGGGTGGGTACCCTGCACAGCCGGGATCTCCAGCGGCGAGGGCAGGAAGTAGACCACAGAGTCGAGCAGGCGCTGCACGCCCTTGTTCTTGAGGGCCGAGCCGCAGAGCACCGGCACCAGCTTGTTGTCGATGACGGCCTTGCGCAGAGCGCGGCGCATCTCTTCGAGACCAAGCTCCTCGCCCTCCAGGTAGAGCAGCATCAGCTCATCGTCGGTCTCGGCGATGGCCTCGATCATCTCCTGGCGAGCGGCCTCGACGCGCTCCTTGTACTCCGCCGGAACGTCCTCGAACTCCTCGTGGCGGCCAGCATCGTCGGTGTAGATGATCGCCTTGTTCTGCAGAAGGTCGATGATACCGCGGAAGCGGTCCTCAGCGCCGATCGGCAGCTGGATCTGCACCGGCTTTGCGCCGAGGCGATCCTTGATCATCTGCACCGTGCGCTCGAAGTTTGCGCCTGTGCGGTCCATCTTGTTGACGAAGCAGATGCGCGGAACGTGGTACTTATCGGCCTGCCGCCACACCGTCTCCGACTGCGGCTCGACGCCGGCCACGGCATCAAACACCACCACACCGCCATCGAGCACGCGCAGCGAGCGCTCTACCTCGGCAGTAAAGTCGACGTGTCCAGGAGTGTCGATAATGTTCACGCGGTAATCCTCGCCCGCAACCTGCCACGAAGCCGTGGTGGCCGCAGCCGTGATCGTGATCCCGCGCTCACGCTCCTGCTCCATCCAGTCCATGATAGCAGTGCCCTCATGGACTTCGCCGATCTTGTAACTGCGACCGGTGTAGAACAGAATTCGCTCGGTCGTAGTCGTCTTGCCCGCGTCGATGTGGGCGATAATACCGATATTTCGAATTCTTTCGAGCGGGTATTCTCGTGCCATACTGTTATATTTCTCCTCGACGCGTACGCTCAGACGACGCGCGGCCACATAGGCCGATGAGGGGTGCGCCGCGCCGCAGCGCCCGCGTAGCGCGGGGCGGCAGAAGCACCGCCCTTAGAATTTGCCATAGTGAGAGAACGCGCGGTTGGCCTCAGCCATACGCTGGACATCTTCCTTGCGCTTGATCGTGTTGCCGGTGTTATTGTAGGCATCCACAATCTCAGTCGCAAGCTTCTCGTGCATCGGCTTGCCGGAGCGGGCGCGAGCCGAGATCAGCAGCCAGCGCATCGCCAGCGCCTGGCGGCGGTCGGCCTTCACCTCGACGGGCACCTGGTAGGTCGCACCGCCGACGCGCTTGGGCTTGACCTCGATGGCCGGGCCAGCGTTGCGCAGCGCGATCTCGAACACCTCAATCGGCGTCTTGTTCAGCCGCTCGGCGGCCAGATCCAGCGCCTCGTAGACAATCTTCTGCGCCACGCTCTTCTTGCCGCGCTGCATCACCTTGTTGATGAACTGCGACATCGGCACGCTATTGAACCGAGCATCCGGCGCCGGGATTCGCTTTTCGATCGTTCCTCGACGGGGCATTCTTTCACCTCAATGCGTAGAGCGTCGTTCGTGTTGCCGCGCGTTGCCGCAATACCAAGGACGCACCACAATTCATTACTTCTTCTTGGCCGGAGCCGCGTTCTTCTTCGTACCGTACTTCGAGCGGCCCTGCTTGCGGTTGGCGACGCCCTGGGCATCCAGCGTGCCGCGCACGATGTGGTAGCGCACGCCTGGCAGGTCTTTCACACGACCGCCGCGGATGAGGACCACCGAGTGCTCCTGCAGGTTGTGACCCTCGCCCGGGATATAGGCGGTCACTTCCATATTGTTCGAAAGGCGAACGCGGGCGATCTTGCGGAGCGCCGAGTTCGGCTTCTTCGGGGTCATCGTGCGGACCTGCGTGCAGACGCCGCGCTTGAAGGGAGCACCCTTGCCACGGGTCATCTTGCCCTTCAGCGAGTTGTAGGTGAAACGCAGCGCGGGCGCCTTCGTCTTCTTCAAGACCGGCTTACGCGGCTTCCGAACGAGCTGATTAATAGTCGGCATCCTGTTACTTTCCTCCGTTCGACGCCTTCCGGGTTCCAAAGGTTCGTTCTAAAAACGATATCTTTTCGGCATCAAGCCGTTGGCAAAAAAAGATGGAACCCTGGTCTGGTACGCAGCCGCGACCGCGCCTTAGAATAGGGTTCACCACTACACTGCGTGCGAAACATAAAGTTAGAGCACAGCGATTTGGGAGTATACCACACGCGTTATGGCGTGTCAAACGAATATTTCACGTAGCCCATTCTCGATACGGAGATCGCAACCTTGGGTTGGGAAATCTCCTCCAGCGACAACGTGCAGGTTTTCGCATCTAGCAATTATGTCACATAGAATCAGGCAGCAACCCCAGGCCTGCGACTACAAGACGTAGGGATGCAGACCGGCGCAGATAAAGGGAGCGAACGGTGGCTCGCTCCCTTCTCGCTAGCTACTCTACCGAACGTCGCTAGGTATTAGATACGCGTCTGCGACCGATGAATGCGCACAGTTCGCACCATCATGGTCATACCCAGCAGGGCGAAGCCCATGAGCGGCACGCCAGTGCTGGTATCGGGCAGGGTTCCGGCAGCAGCCGCCCCAGCCACCACGGTTGCGGTGGGGGCCACAACAGCCGTGGCCGTAGCCGTGGCCGCCGCAGCGTCGGGCTGCGCATTAGCCGCCCCGCCAGCCGTATTGGTCAGCGTGCCCGTGCTGGTCACAGCGGCCGTACTGGTCAGCGTGCCCGTGCTGGTGATCACCCGCGACGCCACAGCGGTGGCGCTGGCGTCGGGCGTGGCCGTGGCCTGCAGCTGGGGAGCGCCCACCACCAGCAGCGACACAATATTCGAGTAAGCCTGGAAAGGCAGGCCGTCGGCGGTTAGGGCTGTCTGACCGACAATGGTGGTGCCCGCCGACACGCCCTTGCGCACCTTGGTGGCGATCACCACCTCGACACCCTCGCCGGGAGCCAGGGCTGCAAGCTTGAGCGAGACCGTATTGCCCGCTATGGTGGGGTCGCCGCCACGATCGGCCTTGGCGCTTACAATCTCTAGGTTGGCCGGCATCTCGCTTGATAGCTCTAGGTTGGTGTACTTATCGGCCCCAAGCGGGCGGTTATTTCGCAGCGCGACCACATAGTTTACGGCCTGTTCGGGGTAGGCGCTACCCCAGTCGCTGGCCATGCGGAAGTAGAGATCGCTATTGGGCGCAAGCACGGCTGGGGTTGGCGTCGCGCTGGGCGTCGGCGGAACCTGGGTAGCCTGGGCCTGCTCGGTCGATCTGGCCTGCTCAGTCGATCTGGCCTGCGTGGTGGCCTGCTGACCAGGGCGCGCGGTAGCCTGCTGGCCAGGGCGCGCGGTGCGCACCGGCCGCGCGGTGGGCGCAGCGGGCGCGGGTGCCGAGCCGCCTGGCTGTGGCACAGGCGGCAGCGGCGGCAGCGCTGGGCTGGTCGGCGTCGCGCTATCGCTGCCGCCACCGCCGCCACCACGATCATCATCGTCGTCATCGCTCTTCGACGTAGGCCGCGCTGTAGAATTTGGCCCGCTGGTCGGGTTCGAGCCAGGTGTGTTGGTCGGGTTCGAGCCAGGTGTGTTGGTCGGGTTCGAGCCAGGTGTGTTGGTCGGGTTCGAGCCAGGTGTGTTGGTCGGGTTCGAGCCAGCGGTCGGGCTAGGGCCATCGGTTGGCGTCACCCCAGTGCCAGTGGTCGGAGTCGCGGTGACCGCCGAGCCGCTGATATTGACGATCACATCATCCGATACATCGGTGGTACCCTGATTCTCGCCGCTCATGATCTGGCCAAGGGCGGCATTGCTGGCGGTATCCGATGAGACCGCTGCCTTTACTCGCACACGTAAAGTGATCAGCTCACCCGATTTTGTCACATTCAGGGTGCATGTCACCGTCGTTGTGCCCGAGCACGAGCCATTCGTCGCAGTAGCGCTAACAAACTCTAGGTTTGAATCTAGCTCATCGGAAACCTGCACCTGCTCGGCTGTCGTCGAGCTGGTAAACACCGTGATCGCGTAGCTAAATTCTGTCCCGGGGCGCGCGGCTGACACATCTGCAGACTTGGAAACAATCAGCTTCTTGCTGCCTGTGGGCGTATTTGTGGGAGCCTCGCTAGTCGACGTGGCGGTCGCCTCCACGGTGTCGGTCGGCGTGATGTTCGGGTCGGTCGTCGACGTGGCGGTTGCTTCCACCGTGTCGGTCGGCGTGATGTTCGGGTCGGTCGTCGACGTGGCGGTCGCTTCCACCGTGTCGGTCGCCTCCACCGTGTCGGTCGGCGCGCTGGTGTTGGTCGGCGTGACGTTCGGGTTGGTTGTGGCCGTCGGCCCGGCGGTGGCCGTCCCAGGCCCCGGCGTAATGGTCGCGCGCGCACGCCCTTCGCCAGAAGCAGCCGCATCGGGCACAACCTCGCTCGGCACAACCTCGCTCGGCACAACCTCGCTCGGCACAACCTCGCTCGGCACAACCTCGGCAGTGGCCGTATCCTGCTGCGTGCGATCGGCTGCAGGGGCTGAGGGCGGCGCGATCCAGCGGGTGGTCTCAGCATAGAGCGGGAACGCGATCATCGCGAGGCTGACTACGATCAGCAGCGCCTCAAGCGGCGTCCAGCGCGCCGTGCCACGCCGCGAGCGGGGCCGATTATTGCTTCTCATGGCGTATCCTTCCTACCGCGCCGGTCATTCGCCGGGTGACGGCGTCGAGTCAAGCAGATCCGCAACGACCACCAGCCGCTGCGTATCCCAGTTCGTACATGTGATAAGGGTAAGCTCGGGTTTCTGGCGGGATGCCAGCACCTCGACCTGGGTAGGCCAAACGCTGGTCGACTCGCGCACCCGGTAGTGAAAGCGCCAGCCGCCCGCATCGATATAGATATCATCCCCAGCAGCCAGCTGGGGCAAATCGCGGAACACCGCACCACGGATGCCAGCGTGGCCTGCCAGCACGGTATTGCCCTGGTCGCCCGGCAGCGCGGTGCCGTGCATAAAGCCTGCGGCATAGTCGGCCACCTCCCACACGCCGTCGATCACGAAGACCTCTTTCACTGGCGTGTCGAGGGCGATCTTGGGTACGACGAGGCGCGTTGGCGTGCGGGGCTGCTCGGCGGGCTTGGCGGCAACCGCCCCCGGTGCTGAAAGAAAGATATCGCCATCGCGGGCGCTGGGGCTAGAATAGGGCAGCAGCGCGGCCACACGCCCGGCCAGCGGATCGGGTGTGGCGCTAGGGGCTGGGGTGGCCTGGGCAGGCGAAGCCAGCGCCTGGTGCTGCTGCTGGGTGTGCAGCCAGTCGCGCAGCGGGCCATCGGCGACCCAAATGCCAAAGACCATCAGGGCGGCGAAGATCAGCACGCGCTCGGTGTGGGTGAGCACATGGTCAACCCATGTGCGCCGCAGGAAGCCGCTCAGCGTGTGGTCGCGCTGGCGCTCGATCGAGCGCAGCGCAACAGGCACCGGGCGATTGGCGCGCGGCGCGGGCGGGGTTTCGATCAACGCTTGCAGCAGGTCGATCTCTTCCTGGTTTTTGTTTCCCCGGCGCGAGCGAGGAGGAACCGCCATAGTGCGACCGCTTGATAGAAGTTGAGAAATGGTTGAATTAGCTGAACTGGCTGCGATTATACACGAACGATATGGCAGTTGCAATAGTACCTAGGTCTATTGCGATCTACAAAGTGTAACAGCTAGCTCTGGTGTAAAGAGATATCACAAGCTCGATAGCTTCATGGTCACAGCTGATGCAGGCCCGCATCCACGCCCACCGCCTCGCCCAGCGAGCGGAAGCCATCGCGGCGCAGCAGGTCGGCTAGGCCCTGCTTGAGCGTGCGCACCACGCCCGGCCCCTCGTAGACCATCACGGTGTAGATCTGCAGCATCGACGCGCCAGCGCGCAGGTGCAGGTAGGCATCTTCGGCGTTCATAATACCGCCCACGCCGATCACTGGCATATTGCCGCTGGTGGCGCGGTGCAGGTGCGCGATCAGGCTGCGGGCGCGCAGGGTCAGCGGTCGACCGCTCAGGCCGCCGATCTCGCCGCCTACAAAGCTGCGGATGCCCGCGCGCGACACGGTGGTGTTGCCCGCGATAAAGCCCGCCATCCCCGTACCCAGCGCCGCCTCGACCACCGCATCCAGCTGCGCGGGCGTCTCGTCGGGCGAGACCTTGACAAAGATCGGGCGGGGCTGCGGCAGCTGGCGGTTGCGCTCGGCCAGCGCGCCCAGCAGCTCGGCCAGGGCGGCGCGGTCGTGCAGCTTGCGCAGGCCGGGCGTGTTGGGCGATGAGATATTGACCGCCACATAGCGGCCAAACGACGCCAGCTGGTCGAAGGCGCGAACGTAGTCATCGCTGGCGCGGGCCAGCGGCGTAACCTTGTTCTTGCCGATATTGACGCCCACTAGGGCGTGGCCGCCAGCGCCGTGGCGCTCAAGGTTGCGGGTGGCCACATACATGCCCTCGCTGTTGAAGCCCATGCGGTTAACCAGCGCATCATCCCGCAGCAGTCGGAACATGCGGGGGCGCGGGTTGCCCGGCTGGGGCAGCGGCGTGACCGTACCGATCTCCACATGGCCGAAGCCCAGCATGGCTAGGCCGGGGATCAGCTCGGCCTGCTTGTCGAAGCCTGCCGCCATGCCAAACGGGTTCACAAAGCGCATGCCCGCGCACTCGCCTGCCAAGATCGGATCTTCAAAGTGGAACAGCGCCTCAAGCGCACGATGGGCGAGCGGGATGCGCTGGGCCAGCTTCAGCGCGTGCACGGTCTGATCGTGGGCCAGCTCGGGCGGAAAGCGGAAGATGATCGGCTTAAGAAGATGGTAGAGTGTCATAGTATCGGCTCTGCAAGGCATTACAAAAGGCAGCTTAAAAATCTACAGGTCGCGAAGATCGAACACCGGGCCATCCGAGCAGCGCATGCGCGTACCCACCCGCAGCTCGGCTGCGCACACGCCGCACGCGCCCGTGCCGCAGACAAACGGGCCATCCAGCAGGGCGCTGGCGAACCCACGCTCCCAGCGCAGCTTGGCCAGGCGCACCTGATCGCACAGCGTCGCCGCATCCTCGATAGGGAGGGCGGCGCACACTTGGTCGGCCCAAGCAATCAGCTCGGGGCGGGCGGCGGGGCGCGGCGGCTCGGGGCGGCGCTTGCCCTTGGCGGGCGCAGGCGCGGCGGGCGGCAGCAGCAGGCCCAGGGGCGAGCCAACGGTGCTCTGGTACTCGACCTCGTCGGGCAGCAGGAAGGCGGGCGGCAGCAGCGCCGGGTCGGCAGCACCGGCCAGCAGGGCGACGGCGCAGCCCCGCCGCACGCTCTGCGCGGCCAGCAGCAGCAGCGCACCCAGGGCATCGCCCTGGCCCACCAGCAGCAGCGTGCACGTGCGACGGTCGACCTCGAATCCGTGGCCAAATGGCCCCAGCACATCGATCGGCTCGCCGGGGCGGGCGCGGGAGAGCCAGCGCAGGCCGCGCTCGCTGGGCGCGTAGAGCAGGCCGATCTGGCCCAGCGACTCCTCGGCGGCGGCCACAAACAGCGGGCGGCGCAGCAGCGGGTCAGCGCTGTCGGCATCGGCGCAGCGCACCAGCAGGTACTGGCCGGGCCGGATGCTGCGGGCGATGGCCGGGGCGTGGAGCGTGAGCCACATCAGACCGCCAGCTGCGCGCTGCTCGGCCACAGGGAACATATGTTGCGTGATCATGAGCGTGCTGGGGCTGCCGCTACGCGCGCCAGCCCCACCTGTAGCGCCTAGTCTTTATCGGCGTCGTCGAGAATACCCTCCAGCTTGCTGGCCTGGCGCAGCATGCCGGTACCGACCCCAAAGTTGCCGCGTCGGAACGCGATCTCGCCGCCCACCATGGTCATCATCACCTGGCCCTTGAGCTGCTGGCCAGCCAGCGGCGTGTTGCGGCCCTTGGATGCGAAGTCCTTGGGGTCGACCATCCAGGTCTGGTCGGTATCGAAAATCACGATATCGGCCACCGCCCCTGGGCGCAGCGTGGCCGGGGTGCGGTCGAGCACGCTGGCGGGGCCTTCGGTGAGCTTGGCCACCATGTCCACCAGATCGATCTCGGCGCGGTGCACCAGCGACAGCATCAGGCCCAGCGCCGTCTCTAGGCTAGAGATGCCAGGCGCCGCCAGGCGGTACTCAACATCTTTTTCCACCATGCTCTGCGGCATATGGTTGGTGGCGATCGCGTCGATCGTGCCATCGCGCAGGCCCTCCAGCAGGGCCTCGACATCCTCCTCGCTGCGCAGCGGGGGGTTGACGCGCGTGCTGCTGTCGTAGGGCGGCAGCAGCGTGGGGTCGAACCAGCTGGGCAGGCCTAGGCCTGGCTCGCTCTTCTTGGCCCGCTTGCGCTTCTTGCCCTCGGGGGCAGGCGCGGGGCCGGTGGGCGGCGTGCTCTGCGCCAGCGAGCCGAGCACCCAGCGGTCGCTCAAGGTCAGGTGGTAGGGCGTCACCTCGGCGGTCACGCGGATGCCGCGCTCCTTGGCGTTGCGGATGAGCGCCACGCCGCCCGCCGTGCTCACGTGGCAGATGTGGATGTGCGCGCCGGTGAGCTCGGCCAGGGCGATGTCGCGGGCGATCATCACCTCCTCGGCGGAGGAAGGGTAGCCCTGCAGGCCCAGCCGCGTGCTGATCGTGCCCTCGTGCATGGCCCAGCCTTTGGTGAGGCGGGTGTCCTCGCAGTGGGCCATCACCGGCAGATTGAGCATGGCGGCGTAGGAGAGGGCGTTGCGCATCACCGCCGGGTCGGACACGGTGTGGCCAGCGTCGGAGAAGGCCACGCAGCCAGCCTCGGCAAGCTCGGCCATCTCGGTCAGGCGCTCGCCGCTGCGGCCCTGGGTGATCGCGCCGATCAGGTCGACCCGCACCGCGCCGCGCTGTCGCGCGATCTCGCGCACGTAGCGGGCCGTGCCAGCCGAGTCGATGGCGGGCTGGGTGGCGGGCATGGCGCACAGCGTAGTGAAGCCACCGCGCGCCGCCGCCTGGGTGGCGCTCTCGATCGTCTCGCGGTGCTCCTCGCCCGGCTCGCCCAGGTAGGTGTGCAGATCGATAAAGCCAGGGGCCACGATCGAGCCGCGCGCGTTGATCACCTCCACCTCGCCGGTTGGCTCGGCGGTCATGTTCAGGTCGGCCAGGTCGAACAGCTGCGAGACCTTGCCATCCTCGATCAAAATATTGCCAACCGTCGCAATGCGGCGGGCCGGATCGATAATATTGCCGTTTTTAATCAGATAGCGCATAACTCACTCCTCTTGTGTCGCATCATCGGCGCTGCGAAACCGCCCAAGCTACTCGCCCGCCAAACGGTAGAGCAGCGCCATACGCACCGCCACGCCATTTGTCACCTGAGTCTCGATCACCGACTGCGACGAGACCGCGACCTCGGGCATGATCTCCACACCCTCGTTCATCGGGCCGGGGTGCATCACAATCGCCTCGGGCGCGGCCTTGGCCATGCGCTCGGGCGTGATGGCGAAAAGGCGGTTGTACTCGCGGAGCGAGGGCAGCAGCCCGGCCTGCTGGCGCTCTTTCTGCAGGCGCAGGGTCATCACCACATCGGCCCCGGCAATCGCCTCATCCAGGTTGGATGTGATCGTCACATCGGGCCAAGTGGCCAGCCAGAACGCGGTGGGGCCAAGCAGCGTGGGCGGCGCGCAGAGCGTGACCTGCGCGCCCATCTTGGTGAGGCCCCACAGGTCGGATCGCGCCACGCGGCTGTGCAGGATGTCGCCCACGATCACCACCTTCAGGCCCTCGATCCGGCCAAAGCGCTCCTGGATGGTGAACAGGTCGAGCAGGCCCTGGGTGGGGTGGGCGTGGCGACCATCGCCCGCGTTGAGGATGGAGCCGTGGAAGTGCTGGGCCAGAAAGTAGGGCGCGCCCGCCTCGCTGTGGCGCATCACGATCACATCCGCGCCCAGCGCCTGCAGCGTGCGCATCGTATCCATCAGCGACTCGCCCTTCTCGACGCTGCTGCCCTTGGCGCTCATCGACACTACGTTGGCCGAGAGCGAGCGGGCCGCAAGCTCGAACGAGATGCGGGTGCGCGTGCTATCTTCAAAGAACATATTGACCACGTTCTTGCCGCGCAGCGCCGGAACCTGCTTAATCGAGCGCCCCAGCACCTCTTTCATGCTGGCGGTCGTCTCAAGCACCTCGGCGATCTCGGCGGCGCTGAAGTCATCCAGGTCGAGCACGTGGCGGCGGCGCGGCGCAGCCTCGGGCGCTGGTACGGTGGTCGTATTCTTGGCTGGCATCGGGGTTCCTTTCCCGGCTGGCTCGGCAGGGCCGCGCCTACCGAACAATAAAGACACCATCGTCTACGTGGTCGATCTCCTGCAGCTTGGTCTCGATCCGCTCCTCGCTGGATGTGGGCACATTCTTCCCCACAAAGTCGGCGCGGATGGGCAGCTCGCGGTGGCCGCGATCCACCAGCACGGCCAGCTGGGTGCGCTCGGGGCGGCCAAGGTCGCTCAGGGCATCGAGCGCGGCGCGCACGGTGCGCCCGGTGTAGAGCACGTCGTCCACCAGCACCACCACCCGCCCGGTGATATCGAGCGGGATGCTGGTGGAGTGCACCACCGGCGCAGGCCCGCGCAGCGCCAGGTCGTCGCGGTAGAGCGTGATGTCGAGCGTGCCGACCGGCACCTTCACGCCCTCGAAATCGAGCAGGGTGGCTGCGATCCGCTGGGCCAGAGGCACGCCGCGCCGCCGGATGCCCACCAGCACCACGTTGCGCACGCCCTCGTTGCGCTCGGCGATCTCGTGGCCAATTCGGGTGATCGCACGGCGGATGTCATCGACAGAGAGGATCTGCTTCTCGTTCATCGGGGAACCTCCGGTTAGGCCAGCGCACTGGCATCTACAAGCGGCAGCGGCGCACAGGGGAAGCGGGCATAAAAAAACCTCGTGCCTCCCACATGGGATGCCGAGGATCGCTGATAGCAGTCGGTTGTACGGCGCGCCAAACGCGCCTGCAGGTGTGTGTACATCTTGTTTACCTTCCCAACCTCACGGGATTGGCCTTAAAGGTTGGAAGTATCTTAGCACGCTCTCATGCGGGCGTCAACCGCACGCTACGCAGGGCCTCTGCGTTCTCGTTACCAAAACTCCAAGGCACCAAGGAAAACGGGAACAAAGGGAACAAATACCCACGAAGGCATGCACATTCAAAAAGGGATAGAGATCCTCGAATCTGCGCGTCTTCGTGGTAAAGAAGCTCCGATACATGCGGGCAGTTTGGCTCGCACATCATCCCGATGCCTACAGCAGAAAACGAGCCCAGCTGCGGCAATTTGCACAAAGCCCTGAAAGCCTGTATACTAGCGAAGGCAATTTTTTGCACTATTCCACGCGGAGGGGGGGTGAACATTACGCTTCCACCGGCCCACAGCCCTGTGAGCCGTGCTGGACGTAGAGCTTATGCGAATCGAGCGACGAGACGGCGAGACCGTCGACCAGCTGCTGCGGCGCTTCAACAAGATTGTTGTGGCGGAGCGCATCACCAAGACCTACCGCGAGAAGATGCACTTCATCTCGAAAAGCGAGCAGCGCAAAGAGAAGGCGCGCCGTGCAGAGCGCAACCGCCGCAAGCGGATGGCCCCCGCGCGTTAGCTTTTGAACCTTTTGCAAAGCGCTCAGGATTCCGCGTAAGCGTGCAGTCCTGGGCGTTTTGTTATCCACCTAGCTACCACTTGAGACCCCAGCAGAGCCGAGCGCGGCTCTTCCCGACCCAATAGAATCTGGCGCCAAACGACAGACTACGAAAAAAAACATCAAGGCTGCGTTCATATGTTTGACAAACTAGCAAGTGTTGAGGCCCGCTACAACGAGCTAAGCGAGCTGATGGCTCGCCCCGAGGTGGTGAGCGACCACCAGCGGCTCCAGCAGATCGCCCGCGAGCAGCGCGACATGGAGGATGTGGTCAACACCTACCGCCAGCGCAGCAAGCTGCAGAGCGACCTAGAAAGCGCCAAGGCGCTGCTGGATGAGGAGAGCGACGCCGAGCTGCGCGCCATGGCCCAGGAGGAGGTCGCCACCCTGCGCGACCAGATCGCCGCCATCGACGAAGAGCTGAAGGTGCTGCTGCTGCCGCGCGACCCGAACGACTCGAAGAACGTGATCATCGAGATCCGCCAGGGCGAGGGCGGCGACGAGGCGGCGCTGTTCGCATCCGACCTGTTCCGCATGTACACGCGCTACGCCGAGGTGCGGGGCTGGAAGATCGATGTGGTCAACGCCAACGAGAACGGCATCGGCGGCCTCAAAGAGGTCTCGTTCGAGATCCAGGGCGACGGCGCGTACAGCCGCCTGAAGTACGAGGGCGGCGTGCACCGCGTCCAGCGCGTGCCGGCCACCGAGGCGCGCGGGCGTATCCACACGTCCACTTCGACGGTAGCAGTGCTGCCAGAGGTGGAGGAGACCGACATCGAGATCAAGGCCGAGGACTACGAGGTGGATGTCTACCGCTCGGGCGGCCACGGCGGCCAGGGCGTCAACACCACCGACTCGGCAGTGCGCATCCGCTACAAGCCTGGCACCCCCGAGGAGATGATCGTGACCTGCCAGGACAGCCGGTCGCAGATCAAGAACAAGGCTTCGGCGCTGGCCGTGCTGCGCG contains:
- the fusA gene encoding elongation factor G, which gives rise to MAREYPLERIRNIGIIAHIDAGKTTTTERILFYTGRSYKIGEVHEGTAIMDWMEQERERGITITAAATTASWQVAGEDYRVNIIDTPGHVDFTAEVERSLRVLDGGVVVFDAVAGVEPQSETVWRQADKYHVPRICFVNKMDRTGANFERTVQMIKDRLGAKPVQIQLPIGAEDRFRGIIDLLQNKAIIYTDDAGRHEEFEDVPAEYKERVEAARQEMIEAIAETDDELMLLYLEGEELGLEEMRRALRKAVIDNKLVPVLCGSALKNKGVQRLLDSVVYFLPSPLEIPAVQGTHPGEVLGEEGVEPIIRAADENVPFAGLVFKIVADPYVGKLAYFRAYSGKLEAGSYVLNTSRNQRERIGRLVQMHSNHREDIKEVYAGDIAAIIGPKYSFTGDTICDPENPIVLESIRFPEPVIRLAVEPKTKSDQDKMGMALARLSEEDPTFQVSSDQETGQTIIAGMGELHLEVIVDRMRREYKVEANVGKPQVAYRESITQAADIDSKFVRQSGGKGQYGHVKVRFEPNEPGKGFEFINSIVGGSIPREYIGPAEAGIREAMETGVIAGFPVVDIKATLYDGSFHEVDSSEMAFKIAASMALKDGVRKGRPVLLEPIMKVEVTTPEDFLGTVLGDLNSRRGQVEGMEGRANAQVVRAYVPLAGMFGYTTDLRSATQGRATSSMEFAYYQALPDHLAKEIIEKRGQ
- the rpsG gene encoding 30S ribosomal protein S7, giving the protein MPRRGTIEKRIPAPDARFNSVPMSQFINKVMQRGKKSVAQKIVYEALDLAAERLNKTPIEVFEIALRNAGPAIEVKPKRVGGATYQVPVEVKADRRQALAMRWLLISARARSGKPMHEKLATEIVDAYNNTGNTIKRKEDVQRMAEANRAFSHYGKF
- a CDS encoding 30S ribosomal protein S12, which encodes MPTINQLVRKPRKPVLKKTKAPALRFTYNSLKGKMTRGKGAPFKRGVCTQVRTMTPKKPNSALRKIARVRLSNNMEVTAYIPGEGHNLQEHSVVLIRGGRVKDLPGVRYHIVRGTLDAQGVANRKQGRSKYGTKKNAAPAKKK
- a CDS encoding DUF11 domain-containing protein → MRSNNRPRSRRGTARWTPLEALLIVVSLAMIAFPLYAETTRWIAPPSAPAADRTQQDTATAEVVPSEVVPSEVVPSEVVPSEVVPDAAASGEGRARATITPGPGTATAGPTATTNPNVTPTNTSAPTDTVEATDTVEATATSTTDPNITPTDTVEATATSTTDPNITPTDTVEATATSTSEAPTNTPTGSKKLIVSKSADVSAARPGTEFSYAITVFTSSTTAEQVQVSDELDSNLEFVSATATNGSCSGTTTVTCTLNVTKSGELITLRVRVKAAVSSDTASNAALGQIMSGENQGTTDVSDDVIVNISGSAVTATPTTGTGVTPTDGPSPTAGSNPTNTPGSNPTNTPGSNPTNTPGSNPTNTPGSNPTSGPNSTARPTSKSDDDDDDRGGGGGGSDSATPTSPALPPLPPVPQPGGSAPAPAAPTARPVRTARPGQQATARPGQQATTQARSTEQARSTEQAQATQVPPTPSATPTPAVLAPNSDLYFRMASDWGSAYPEQAVNYVVALRNNRPLGADKYTNLELSSEMPANLEIVSAKADRGGDPTIAGNTVSLKLAALAPGEGVEVVIATKVRKGVSAGTTIVGQTALTADGLPFQAYSNIVSLLVVGAPQLQATATPDASATAVASRVITSTGTLTSTAAVTSTGTLTNTAGGAANAQPDAAAATATATAVVAPTATVVAGAAAAGTLPDTSTGVPLMGFALLGMTMMVRTVRIHRSQTRI
- a CDS encoding sortase, whose amino-acid sequence is MAVPPRSRRGNKNQEEIDLLQALIETPPAPRANRPVPVALRSIERQRDHTLSGFLRRTWVDHVLTHTERVLIFAALMVFGIWVADGPLRDWLHTQQQHQALASPAQATPAPSATPDPLAGRVAALLPYSSPSARDGDIFLSAPGAVAAKPAEQPRTPTRLVVPKIALDTPVKEVFVIDGVWEVADYAAGFMHGTALPGDQGNTVLAGHAGIRGAVFRDLPQLAAGDDIYIDAGGWRFHYRVRESTSVWPTQVEVLASRQKPELTLITCTNWDTQRLVVVADLLDSTPSPGE
- a CDS encoding quinone-dependent dihydroorotate dehydrogenase, with amino-acid sequence MTLYHLLKPIIFRFPPELAHDQTVHALKLAQRIPLAHRALEALFHFEDPILAGECAGMRFVNPFGMAAGFDKQAELIPGLAMLGFGHVEIGTVTPLPQPGNPRPRMFRLLRDDALVNRMGFNSEGMYVATRNLERHGAGGHALVGVNIGKNKVTPLARASDDYVRAFDQLASFGRYVAVNISSPNTPGLRKLHDRAALAELLGALAERNRQLPQPRPIFVKVSPDETPAQLDAVVEAALGTGMAGFIAGNTTVSRAGIRSFVGGEIGGLSGRPLTLRARSLIAHLHRATSGNMPVIGVGGIMNAEDAYLHLRAGASMLQIYTVMVYEGPGVVRTLKQGLADLLRRDGFRSLGEAVGVDAGLHQL